The window AATCTGCTCCTTCCAGTTCTTATGGGTCAAATCGACTGGTATgggaatcttctttttcttgaggAACTGCTTACCCGATagctttggaaggagaggaatGACTCGTTTATCGGCAAAGAAGAGATCACAGGAGTTGCAGAGCTTGCGCTTGGCCTCGAATGGGCGGTAATCAGTTTTGAGCTTGGAAAGCTTGAGGACCTTCGAGATGGGGATTTCATTGGCCTGAACTTTCTTTTTGGCGGCTTCAGAGGTGAGACGAGCTTTGGAGCGACCATAGATGATGAGACAGAGTTCCTCTTCAGGGGAGTGGAGAGGGTGTGGTAGAGGGATCTTGTAAGGGTTTGTGCGGCCATTTGCAGGGATCTTCTTAACGGTTAGAATGAGATAGAGCCATAGAGCAAGTCAACTTCCTCTATTAGCTGGGCTTTCTGTTgctttttctttgatttattcCATTTCAGAAGGGCATCAACTGCCTTTCCAACGGTTCCTGAACTAACCCCAGATGATCTCGAAGAAGGTGCAGGAACAGAGGACTCAAACTTGATTTTTTCCTACAATAGATTCTAATTTATCCgaaagggtattatggtaaactCCTATCGCCATAAGGGTATTTTGTCCTTTTACGAATTTATGGtctgctgacatcatcacttaacaggtTCACCCTAACGAAATGGGTATTCCGTCAATCCCAAGGGGTCTATAAGTAAGGTAAAAACaagggggtgtacaagtaaaCGGGACATACCTCAGAGGGTGTACAAGAAGTTTACTCATTTAAATAAGGTCATTATCCATCCCATAAAAAATAAGGCCTAAAAGTACATACAGGGCTACTAAAAACGATCACCACATCAAACAGAATTACCTAAGACAGCTGAGACAGTAACCGCAGTAAACCAGGATAAACATGAGACTTCTTTAAAGTAACGTAGATTAATACCTGAAGTCCATTCTATTGATCTGCTTAACTAAGTAATTCAATTActcatgatttttcaatcaATTTCCGATCTGTTATTCATTATCATGATCTGTGGTTTTTCTTTACAGGCCTCTTGATCAAATCAACCCCTTGAATCTGAATCAGTTTTAATTCTCTTCATCACATGTAATTATTATTCCTGTATGAGTTTATAACTGCACGCTACCAATCCAGAAGAAAAAAGTGTACACTCCCTAACGTTTAATTACACCCTACATGCGATATAGTATATGTGACCAAATAATGCCCAAGGCCCCACTTGGAAACCAATTCCCTCAGTCAAGGCCATGACCTGACTTTTTGCCCCTTTGGTCCTTCTAGTGGTTTTCAGCGGGGCTTATCCTTATCAGAGGCTTCATGAGAATTAGAAAAACACAACTTTCTTCAATTCATCTTCCAGCGAAGTTTTCCATATCTGTGCCAACATGAATAACCATCAATTATCAACAAATAATGACCACAGTTCGTAAATGTTCTTCCCGGATAGTCTACTTTTACTTCACTAAATTCATCCTCCCAAGCAGAATGATATCTGTTAGGCAAATAGATGCCAGCTCACATTAAATATAGTCGTGCAATGGAAAAAAGGAGCTTTTTTATACAAGAGCATTACCTCATCTTTATCAATTATTCCCGAGGCCAATGCTCGATATATCTTTGTAATCCTCCTTTTTACCCCGAGATCCATGTTGGTTTCCCTTCAAACATTTGACATGTAAATCTCAATGAAgtcaaacaaacaaaattacTCAACAAGAACAGAAAGAACTCGAACAAAAATATACCTGTCATGCAGAgataaaaatggaagaaaatacaaGTCTTGTTCAGGATCTTCAATAATACAGGATTAGAAACAGGAATAGAACTTTCAATTCCGACCCCCCACAGTGAGAATAGCTCTAAATTTTAATATTATGGATGTCCATATAAGGTATTTGGCTTAGGGTTGAATTCTGGATCTAGTAAGTATAAAAGAATTGAGAGGGGGTTTGggattaaaatagtaaaattcaACAAGACTTTCCCTAGATCCTGCAAACAAATAAAAGGTACTCCCTCGATCCCACAAAGTAGTCATGTTTGAACTTCTTCATTGTCCCCACAATGCCCTATTGAATTTGTCATAATTATTTCCTATGAGCTTAACTAAATAGAGGTAATTTTGGAAACAAGGTTCGAAATAGGGGGTGATTAATGCATTAACAACCACCTCGTAAACTGTGGGTTTCTCAAACAAGACTGTTTTTGGGACAGATGGAATATAATAACCCAATACAATCCATGCTTTGGAAACATAGAAATGATAGAATAAAGAATAGAAAATCAATATTCAAGCCAAACTACGATGTCACAATCAATGAAGCAATTGTCTAAAACCACAACAAGAGCCAGCAACAATCCTATCAAGAGTCAATACCACCTCATTTGAAAGACATTTACATCAAAAGAGGACTCTCTCAAAGATAACACACTAGACTATACTGTTCAAATCAATAGTTGAAGTGACTTGCAAATACTCAACCTTGAAACCCTTGTCAAACTTGGCAAACGACCAGACAATACAGAGACTGAGGAAATTCTACTCTTTGGGATATGCAGCAGTTCATAATTAGTAGAAGTTTAAAAACTGTTTACGGTTTttaaatagagctgattggagagcgaAGATCCATGTGGTttaccccatttagttgggctaTGATGTTGTGATGCTGTTGTTGTAATACACTCCTTTCTCAAGGCCCGGGGTTCAATGTTGAGCAGTTATGAAGTGGTTCATAGCTAAGTCGGAtcgatgccctagagtttgtgtcaTTGTTGTGTGCTCCTTATTAATTTCGGTTTCTTctgggatccatgtagctgttaccccatttagctgggagaaggctgagttgttgttgttgttaaaaACTGTTTACGGTCACTGGTAAAATTTGACAATTCTTTCTTAAGAAACAAAGTTTTGATCTACAGGGAGATTTAGTAAGACTAATCAACTAGCCAGGTGATATTACAATACTTAATTAGGTTGACAAAACTCCACGATCATGAAGATTTTACAACATAGAGATCCATATATTACAGCATGTGTCCAAAAGAGAGTTGCCAATTTTGTCATTCATAGTGTTATGGTTTCAAGAATTCCCATTTAAATTAATCAAGATTTACTGCATCTGTAAGTAATACATTGATGCAGCAGAATAGACGGAGAAGCACCAAACAAAAGTTGTTCATTTCTGCATCGAAGAGGCAGAGTTTGGGCCATTCTATTGGCCTCAATCAAAGGCATAACTTAGAGTTTCAACAGCATCAGACCTGTCACAGAATCCAGCCCATAATCATTATGCCTGATGATACTCTCAACTGTGGGATTTACTTGGACCAAGGTTCCGCGGGCAATTATAATCTAGTTGCAAGGAAGGGACTGGAGATCGTGAGACAAGTACAGCTCACGGGCTCCATTCCATCCTTGTGGGAATAATTACAGCAATACaatgacaaaaagaagtccCATTCAAGATCTTAATAATTGATGGTCATACTTCCATAAAGTCCAACAGTGGAAAATGATTTACAAGATGTCCAAGCATGCTCATTGGGATATATTGAAGGGTCCAGGGTGCCTTGCACATGTTTTTGATAATAAATTAAGGATTAGTTCACAGATTGAGATTCTTATACTCACGAAAATGCCAATCAAGTTAGGAAGTTCATTGACGAAAGGTCAAATGTGTATACAGCTCTGGAGCAACTGTGTAAGTAGCCTAGACAAattatggagaagaaaaaaaggggatgCAAGTAAAAAGCAGGATAATTTAGTCAAGTGGGATAGATGATCTGCAGACACGTCTTTAAGGCCATCACCGTACAATTAAAGCAATCTTTAGCTGCCTtattgatgtagataagtcacttggggcttattttagtagaaataagccttgggatgggttatatatgtattgggcctttgattctatgtgtttattttataatttgccaatttaatgagcctaaattATGGGGAGAAAGTAGGAACATGGGATTTACTTCATTGGTTTAGTTAGAGGTcctgttttgacttttgagtctgtttccttcattattttagttttctagtcagtttatgttaccttattagttaaggattgtgtcaggcctttcctttttagtgtttgagtctgtttttgagtctttgaTGTAAGTTTATAAGGGGCTACAGCATTGtagacgaatttgattaatgaaatattggcttgagcctttgtgaaaatcctgagataggaatACAGGATaggtgagatgcccattcccttcccccatccccttccatcggttcttgattccaagccCTAAAGTTGTCCAATTGATCTCAAGGTTTATTCAAGTTGCTGGGATTTTCTTCTGTTTCAGATTGTTCTCATTCAAATCTGGAATTACCTCATCACAGCATTGCTATCAAGATCCACCTTCACCCACCGAACCAGCAGAGACAACTCCACCATCGATTCAAGGGAAActaaggtttcaaaaccctaaggCTATTCGATCTCTGTTCTGATTGTGTCTTCTATTTGGGATTTATCCTACTTTCAAGAAGAGTATTCAACCCATTTGCAACTTCAGTAGGttattgttccctcatttgagttcccattgttctctttcttgttcactagagtttttctatttgatcctgcctgggattagacctattctggttctagtcttacattttACTTATACATGAATTTATTGTCccaaatgcttttttttttggggggggggggggggaattgacCTTTGGAAAACACTAAATATTATAGACTTGTAAATAGGAAATGAATTTATCCTTTCCACCTGAACTCAGTCATAGGAGAAtgtatatttcattcatgctcaGTATTGCAGACAACCTTGATCTGAAAGTATCTAGTTGATTCTCACCTCTTATTCCCAATAGTTGATGTCCCATCAGCAAAATATGCAGCAAGACGGGCTTTGGCAAGCTTTGACTTGGCACAGAGCAATATTCCTAAAAGTTAATTAGTTAGTGAGGAACTGTATCAATGGTTCTGATACCAAGCAAACCACGATAATTAAATCACCAAGTGCAATTTCATTATTGActtaaaacagaaataaataacatcagttttttcttcttcttttttctcaaaaaaaaataaaaatagccAATGTTCCAGGCTACAGAATGCAGCACAAAAAACAACAAATGGCCCTTTTCAGGAATCCTCATTTGAACATTCAAAATTCAACTTTTTTTAGTAAGTAGTTCATTGTCACTACTCTTCCTTTTTTCCGTTCAAATGGACATTAGTCAGTCGTAATCCCCAGCCTGATTCTTCCCATGTTGCTCAATTGAAATGAATAGTCTTGGCATTATGTTGAAGCATGAGACTTCAGTCAGTTTACACAATATTTAAAAACAAACAAGCCAAAAAGAGGCATACCTGATGTGCCCCTACCAAGTCGATGAACAGGAGCCGGAAGTGGTTCTTGTGAAAGCCCACATGAAGAAGAAGCCTTTTTACTTGCTCTCCACTGGAGTTGGGTTAAAACCGTCCTTTGCTGGAAAAGTCCACCAGGTAGAACTTGTAGACCCGAAGGCTTATTCAAAGCAATCTGAATGCACATTTACAATTTAGAATTTCACCATAGATACACATACAGAATTATCGtattgaaaaggaaaaggaaatctTAGCTGTCTGAAAGTTTACAAACCAAGTCATCATCTTCGAAAAGAACTTCCAGCAAATACGGTGCATCTGACTCTCTCCAAGGAAGACGATGATAGACTAATTTCGAACCTTCTCTACATATTATTATCataattcaaaattattttttttctcacgAACATCTTCCATACAAATGGGAGAAAAGGGTTAAAGTCAAATGCCTGAGAATTGTGTCGGGATCCTTTACAACTTGGCCATCAACCATTATCTACAGAACAGGAGACGTCATCGTATACTTTGCAGATGGAACGACAAAGAATTCGATTACCGAAATGAGCAACAGAATAATAAAATAGCAAATAAACGTACCTGCCCATTCCGTATCCTTTGTAACCAACTGCTCGAAATCAATACAGTAACTAACTATTAATTTGTAAGATGACTATAAGAAAtttatgacaaaaaaaaaagatgagtataagacacacacacacacacacaggcaTAGATTGACTCACCCTTCGAGGGGGGCTGAGTTATTGTACTTGGTTGAGTAGAATTCCACCAGGGTTGTTGAAGCTGTGTAGCATTTGATTTTAATAATTTGCTCAGAACAAACAATATAGGATCTGATCGTAAGATTCAAGAGCGAAGAGAATCGATTAGAAGCAGACACTAAACAAACCAGTGTTAGAATGTGGGAATACATCCTTGTAGGCTAGGCCATCGTTGAGTTCGGGCCATGGCTCTCCGAAGGTCTCCTCCATTCGTTTGGCGCcttttcttccacttttccctcAATCAGGCCGCGCAGGCCTCAAACCATACTGGAGACTGGAGTCCACTTCAAGAACACTGTACAATAAAGCCGATTTTAAGCTCGGAATCGGGGTCGAATCAGTCCATTCGATCCGACCGGAATTATCCCAACAACCCTAGAATCGGCCTCTTATATTTTAAAACCTAGTCTCGAAAACCTAATTTGACGCTCTGGATCCAGATTCGGGATGGTCACCCTGAATTTCAATTTGAATCCGTGGATTCCGATTTTTAAACAGTGGACTATAACATTattatgtgtctaatggggATCAATCGAGTATGCGGGCTTCAGATTTGAGTCACCATCGAGATATGTTAAAGGATTTGATTAACAAGTTTCATTAGTTTTGAAGCTTTTGACGTATTAAGCAAGAGCCTTACATTTGCTTACAAAGCTCCTTACTATGACATAGAAATAACTAACTATGAGAGAGTTAGGATCATGGCTCCTCCCAATGTAGTCTGTGGCGATTTCAATGTTCTCTTTCTTATGAGAAGATAGGTGACATCAAGATAGATGATATTTCCCCTTTGAAGAACATATTAATACTACTGGAATAACTATCCTCTGCaatgggggtggtggtggtgtttcctCAATGCTAGATGCCTCATGATCCATATCCAATTGCTTATATATTAATGAATTTACACATAATTTTGGAAGGTAAATTTTTGTATGGTCAACCCAACCCATATACATAATTGATGAATGAATATGTAATCTGATTTGCATGTGACTAGGGGACCTTAAGGTCTCTATGTGTTAACAAAATTTCAATCAATGTCCGATAAATCTAGTTGCCCACCAATCATTGTTATTGTGGGTTATTTTCCATCAAAATCACTCCCATTTTGAGAACCTTACAATTTTTTGGTTTACAAAGTAAAATGATTTAACATTTTTTATTGTGAAGTTGATTTTGTTGAAGTAAACGTTCTTAAATGGTCTACCTTACTAAATTCATTTCAGTGGCCAAAATATCTGTCATATTGTAGAATAAATAGTTCATGGGTTTTGTAGACAAAAATAACTCAATATGTCAAATTCACATTTAACATTTCAACTAAAACAAAGTTTGTCAATTGACAGAATAGAGGTTTTAAAACTTATAGACTTAAAAGAATGCATAGTAGTAATCATAGTGCTATAACAATGCAAAATGTGTCAATTGACTTATCAAGCATGCATGGATATATAAGtaggttttattttgttttgcacTTACTTTGTCTTGTAAGTCTTAttgttttgtaattctttttcttaaaaTCTTAGATTTAGAAAATTGCTATCCAATGACCAAACATTGTAAAGCAGGAAGTATCACGTTCAAATACTAATAATGCTCCCCAGTCTTAGGTAGATCTATAAGGCTTTTGATGCTACCTGATGTTTGCTTTTAAGGAAGAGGATCTCTAGAACGCTAATGTGCAATGTATATCCTACGCCTCTCACATTCCATGCCATGAATCCCACATCTTATCTCCACctttagaaaaaaaagattgttaCATTGTCATTGTGCACTTTTTCTCGCATgattctcttttttattatttaaggaTGTAGTTCCCTGACCcccagtaaaaaaaaaaagaaggatacaATGCCAATgtcacatgattttttttttttcttttatttaaaaaagtGGTTCTCAGTTCGGGAGTGCGATTTATGCCAGTACTccaggatctttatcccctcaatttacctACCCGTCAATTTCCTTaatttcatctaatagggggtgcaaaaatgaccaccctaccccattGCCCAGGAGAGGTCCacctccccctattagatggaattgaggaaattgacggatAGGCAAattgaggagataattttcccagtGCTCCATGTATCTATATCTCTCATTCCAATAAAGATAGACATAGGGAGCACTGACATAGGCCACACTACTAGACGAAATTaatttccccttcttttatcattttatgagagaaaatttggatcctctatgaATAACACAATTTTCAAAACACCCATTGATGTGGCATGTAGATTCTTCCCCCACATGAGCAGCGTGGCTGCATGGAAACCCTCTTCCCctagaaaaaaaatcttctgCAGTGTCCTAATCTTGCGGTGCATTGCAATGCgggcttgagagctcgacacgtggacgTTGCGACATCCAACCGTCttgagcttgagaagaaagaaagaaaaaaactaccTTGCATTCAGTTCGCacgttggatgaagcttcttctacgtgtcgagctctcaggctCGCACTACAGTGCACTGCAAAGGATTTCCTATATGAATAACACAATTTTCAAAACACCCATTGATGTGACATGTAGATTCTCCCCCCACGTGAGCTGCATGGCTGCATGGGAACCCTCTTCCCCTTGGAAAAAATCCTTTGCAGTGCCCTAATCTTGTGGTGCATTGCAATGCGGGGTTGAGAGTTCGACACATGGACGTTGCGACATCCAACCATCttgagcttgagaagaaagaaagaaaaaaaaaataccttgcATTGAGTTTCgtatgaagcttcttccacatgtcgagctctcaggctgcactgcaaaggattttaatccctcccctcccctcccctccccctccttacAACTAccatcaacaccaccaccacattAAATATCCCTTTTATATGAACCGTTTCCCACCAACAACTGCAAAAATTAATGACCTCAATGGCTCAATGCCTCAGCCTCTTATTTGACTTCTAATTGCGTTTACCGACAACTTTCAGTCATTCCTCCGAGTCAAACTGAGAAATAGTTAAATAATTAAGTAGCAATTAGCAAAGCTTTATTGAGGTGTCTGTGTAAGCGAGTCACCGATTCGCTTCACCTAGTCCGTGACCCAGTCGATGATGCACCGTGCAGTTAcagcataggataaaaattcttcaTACAATAGGTGATAATGATTAATGACACGGACACTGTCTGATGCTTTGTCTTTCCGCGTTATCATCAAGATTCACATCTGACGGTAGAAATTTCCATAGTGCCATATCGAAGTTCTACGTGTGAACATTTTTTTCTGCATTATAGGCGACAAGATCCCAAACCCAACCACTAAATCAACGCCGGTCGCCGGAGAATAAATCctccacccctccccccccctcccccagtTCCTCATCCCCTCgttttaattttctaaaatCGTCGTTTCAGTTAAAAGTTAAGCTTTAAAACGGTACTCACCGATCTTcgttttcttctgtttttttttttttgaaatcttcGAATCGAAGAGTTAGATCCGTAGCTATGGTTTTGTTTCTGAAGATTTCTGCGATCTCATTCTCACGGTAGGTTTCCTGTTTGTGTTTAAATGTGCCTTTGATCTCATGATCTCTGATTTTGGTTTTGCAGTTGGTTCGAAAGTCTACCGCGGGTCGATTGTTTGAGATCCAGCAATGTCGGAAGACTTTGATTTCGCTGATAAGGTCCCTCCATCATTCGATCGCATGGTATCTTTCCAAGTCCAAGccttttcctctctttcattTTATTGATTATGCTTGATGGGGATCTGGTTGCATCTAGGTTTTCGTAAATCTTAAATCTTGACGATGCGTTATCATGAGGAGCTCCAATTTTGTATTGTCTGGTTAACTATCTTTATCGGATTTCGGTCTATCTAAACCCCTCACCTTTTCCGTTTTTGGTTGCTCTTCGGGTTTGGCCTGAATTATGTAGTATGCAGTCTATCTTTTGGCATCTGGTTTGACAGATTTATGTCAGGAGTGTGCTTAAATTAATTAGCAAAACAGGGACTAATCTACTATCGTCAAATCCTTGTCAAACATGCCAAGCTGCTAAAGCGTTGGCAATGCCATTATGTTGATGCATTATGTGCATATTACTTTGACATACTAGTAATTGTTATTTATGTAATGAATATATGTAACACACTTTGCATGATGCCAAGATCTTGTTGTGTTTTGAACCTTATTCAGCCTCCCATAATTGTTTTTGTTCATCCTTACTAGAAACACCTATCTCattatgcaaaaaaaaattgcattccATGAACTTGACATGAATTCATATAAGGGGTGCATTATTTTGTATAATATGCGCATGATATTATATATTTAATCAGAGTAATGACCGCCACATTTATACAAATTGAAGAAAGCTACTTACATGATGTACTTCTGTTAAAATGGTGGTAAGCCAAAAATGATTGATATAAGAATTGGCTTTGTATTGCTAAATATGCCATTCATCTTGTACTGTTGTTTAGAATCTTCAGACATAGGGGCAAATTCAATCATTTTAGGTCTTGCATTTTTCTTCTATTAGGAGTTAACATTAGTGACATCCCTGTGAGGTAAATAGAATTTTGAGGATCCTTATTAGCGGGTAGGAGGCAACAGGCTTGGTAAAGAAAGTGATTCTGAGAGATTTAATCTTATCTTGGATTTATTAGGCAGGAATGTAAGAGCATTCAGATACTGATGTTGTTTCAGGCTTTTAGCTGTTGTTTGTCTAAATGCCCAGGGTAATTTAGAAAGAAAATTTACCCAAGTAGAAATTCAGGAGTTCATCTGAAGTAATTAGTTGCAAgagttttcttttaatttcccaTCTGTTATTAGCCTTCCATCAAGGATACTTCAGAATTAAGATATTAACATGAGCTATACATGTTCTGCTCCTTGTGAATTAACCTTTCTTTCTCATGGGATTTTTTTCCCTCCATTGAACATTTCCATTTCACAGTTATTATTCATCCAATGTTTCATGGGAAAGTCCCCCCTGAATTTCATTGTGGTTCTCAAACTGCTTTATTGTTCTTCTTTGAATTTCTTTTATAAATGTTTGGATGTTTTATTATGTACTAATGCTTAGCACTCACAAGTTTCACCTGGCTCAAAGCAATGTCATATGTATGTGTTCTTTGGAGGCCTGATCTGGCCGAACATGGTTTAGCAACAAGTTGGATAAACCAGAACCCTATAAATGCTTAATCTAGTAGATGATTTTGACTATAGTTTAGTTAGGTGCGCTTTGAAATTTTTAGGTACCTAGgttaaatcataaataaagagaaatagaggatgattttgcacaaagaattagaatagggTGGATAAAGTGGAGGTGTGCacccggagtgttgtgtgattgacatattcctttaaaaatgagaaggaaaattttataggacagttcTATGACCaacaatgatgtatggagctgaattttcggcagtgaagaatgaagaaacaacatatgaaCAAACTTGGTGCAGCTGAAACAAGGATGTtgtgatggatgagtggtaaactagaaaagataaaataaggaatgaagaaattagagctaatttaggagtagctctgatacatgatggGTTG is drawn from Telopea speciosissima isolate NSW1024214 ecotype Mountain lineage chromosome 1, Tspe_v1, whole genome shotgun sequence and contains these coding sequences:
- the LOC122647216 gene encoding RNA pseudouridine synthase 5 isoform X1, giving the protein MEETFGEPWPELNDGLAYKDVFPHSNTASTTLVEFYSTKYNNSAPLEGWLQRIRNGQIMVDGQVVKDPDTILREGSKLVYHRLPWRESDAPYLLEVLFEDDDLIALNKPSGLQVLPGGLFQQRTVLTQLQWRASKKASSSCGLSQEPLPAPVHRLGRGTSGILLCAKSKLAKARLAAYFADGTSTIGNKRETNMDLGVKRRITKIYRALASGIIDKDEVVITQPIGLMRYPGVANGLYVASPSGKPALSKVDVLERDVRGNCTLVEVEIQSGRPHQIRIHLSFIGHSLIGDPLYDAGGHPKCLKSELGDGGFAEDGGYQRPMNPVPGDCGYYLHAHRLVLHHPTAGKVIEITAALPSILQTQDEANQKEHATQSDTAEAVCE